The Coregonus clupeaformis isolate EN_2021a chromosome 18, ASM2061545v1, whole genome shotgun sequence genome has a segment encoding these proteins:
- the LOC121551496 gene encoding general transcription factor IIF subunit 1-like, with the protein MESSSTAITTQSPAPSGKSTPQPPSGKSTPSSSDVQLTEEAVSRYLIQKPMTTKDLLKKFQTKRTGLSSKQTVNVLAQILKRLNPERKNVNNKMHFYLTE; encoded by the exons ATGGAGTCCAGCAGCACGGCTATCACCACCCAGAGTCCTGCCCCCTCAGGGAAGAGCACTCCACAGCCCCCATCAGGCAAATCAACTCCCAGCTCCAG tGACGTTCAGCTGACAGAGGAGGCGGTGAGCCGCTACCTGATTCAGAAGCCCATGACCACCAAGGACCTGCTGAAGAAGTTCCAGACCAAGAGGACGGGCCTGAGCAGCAAGCAGACGGTCAACGTCCTGGCCCAGATCCTCAAACGCCTCAACCCTGAGAGGAAGAACGTCAACAACAAGATGCACTTCTATCTCACCGAGTGA